A genomic window from Glycine max cultivar Williams 82 chromosome 17, Glycine_max_v4.0, whole genome shotgun sequence includes:
- the LOC112999928 gene encoding uncharacterized protein: MDRSWMRASRITDEYGTGVEQFLQFTKMHAPSLHDKYFCPCVKFANGRHQSLNEIRTHLICHNMIPNYTKWIWHGKLPDNPTVSDTEAVNVDTSCRIEEMICDLGQDGVRQAHAPMYDKIENDSKTPLYSGCTTFTRLSVVLALVNLKARFGWSDNSFTELLVLLKKLLPKDNTLPKSQYEVKKILCSVGMEYQKIHACPNDCILYRNEYAEMRTCPTCGVSCYKVNNHEESDVATAENNRAAKVCWYLPIIPRFRRLFANGHDAK; this comes from the coding sequence atggatcgaagttggatgagaGCATCACGCATCACTGATGAGTATGGGACTGGGGTGGAGCAGTTTCTCCAATTTACCAAAATGCATGCCCCCTCGTTGCACGACAAATACTTTTGTCCATGTGTGAAATTTGCAAATGGTAGACACCAGTCATTAAATGAAATAAGAACACATCTAATATGTCACAACATGATTCCAAATTACACaaagtggatatggcatgggaaATTGCCAGACAATCCAACAGTCTCTGACACTGAGGCAGTCAATGTAGATACGAGTTGTCGTATAGAAGAAATGATTTGCGACCTAGGGCAGGATGGTGTTCGGCAAGCACATGCTCCTATGTATGACAAAATAGAGAATGATTCAAAGACTCCTTTGTATTCTGGGTGCACAACATTCACAAGGTTGTCTGTGGTGTTAGCTTTGGTCAACTTGAAGGCACGATTTGGCTGGAGTGACAACAGCTTTACTGAATTGCTAGTGTTATTGAAAAAATTACTTCCTAAAGATAACACGTTGCCAAAGAGTCAATACGAGGTGAAGAAGATCTTATGTTCAGTTGGAATGGAGTATCAGAAAATTCATGCATGTCcaaatgattgcatattgtataGAAATGAGTATGCAGAAATGCGCACATGCCCAACATGTGGTGTATCCTGCTACAAGGTCAACAACCATGAAGAGAGTGATGTTGCAACTGCAGAGAACAATCGTGCAGCAAAGGTttgttggtatcttccaataataccaaggtttagGCGATTGTTTGCTAATGGACATGATGCAAAATAG